In Luteitalea sp. TBR-22, one genomic interval encodes:
- a CDS encoding DUF3810 family protein: protein MDACLLVLVGALAWLVWSRRLALLRPMPVVLGLAAVAAAWLVFLLAWGWHYQVPTVEVRLGLTPAEVTVERGEAFAAGLVAQLNALHGAAHAAGFPSRPELPSVLAPLMADALSQVGQPWTPWLPRPRRTMLDVYFRNAGIDGMTNPFGLEVLLNSRVLPMELPALAAHEYAHLAGFADEADASIVAWLACQRGSAALKYSSGLAVLPHVLTGLDRERRQRVLAALGEGPRADLRAIAARLAEQRPWVQLIAWQTYDRFLKANRVAEGVARYDAVARVLVGAGDIVSGTLRRRPSPWPAPRRR from the coding sequence ATGGACGCGTGCCTGCTGGTGCTCGTGGGCGCACTGGCGTGGCTGGTCTGGTCGCGCCGCCTCGCACTGTTGCGGCCGATGCCCGTGGTGCTCGGCCTGGCCGCAGTCGCCGCCGCGTGGCTGGTCTTCCTGCTGGCCTGGGGCTGGCACTACCAGGTGCCGACGGTCGAGGTCCGCCTCGGCCTGACGCCCGCGGAGGTGACCGTGGAGCGCGGCGAAGCCTTTGCGGCGGGGCTCGTCGCCCAGCTCAATGCCCTGCACGGCGCGGCGCACGCAGCCGGCTTTCCGTCGCGGCCCGAACTGCCGTCAGTGCTCGCTCCCCTGATGGCCGACGCGTTGTCGCAGGTCGGGCAACCCTGGACGCCGTGGCTGCCGAGGCCCCGCCGCACGATGCTGGACGTGTACTTCCGGAACGCGGGCATCGACGGGATGACCAACCCGTTCGGCCTCGAGGTGCTGCTCAACAGCCGTGTGTTGCCGATGGAACTGCCGGCGCTCGCGGCGCACGAGTACGCGCACCTGGCCGGCTTTGCCGACGAGGCCGATGCGAGCATCGTGGCCTGGCTGGCGTGCCAGCGTGGCTCGGCGGCGCTCAAGTACAGCAGCGGCCTGGCCGTGCTGCCCCATGTGCTGACGGGACTGGATCGTGAGCGGCGTCAGCGCGTGCTGGCGGCCCTGGGCGAGGGCCCCCGCGCCGACCTGCGGGCGATTGCGGCGCGGCTGGCCGAGCAGCGCCCGTGGGTGCAGCTGATTGCGTGGCAGACCTACGACCGGTTCCTGAAGGCGAACCGTGTGGCCGAGGGGGTCGCGCGCTACGACGCTGTCGCGCGGGTCCTGGTCGGCGCCGGCGACATCGTCAGCGGGACTCTGCGTCGGCGGCCGTCGCCGTGGCCGGCGCCGCGCCGCCGTTGA
- a CDS encoding protein-disulfide reductase DsbD domain-containing protein codes for MRVLAACALLVIAAPLVLVAQGRPGQPALVLPGEADLPEGGIQTRHLQAQVVGESRVGPDGTGSITLAVTPSPRMHIYAHDAEGYTAFRLEFESRPDLVGGSHAYPASEISVFAPTGETSNVYTRPFRVTRGFTVKGRLRDQVRTSADGVPITLLVRYQACDDRVCYRAEQRSLTVRLRPR; via the coding sequence ATGCGAGTCCTCGCCGCCTGCGCGCTGCTGGTCATCGCCGCGCCCCTCGTGCTGGTCGCCCAGGGCCGTCCGGGCCAGCCCGCCCTGGTGTTGCCGGGCGAGGCGGACCTGCCCGAAGGGGGGATCCAGACCCGTCACCTGCAGGCCCAGGTCGTGGGGGAGTCGCGCGTCGGTCCCGACGGCACCGGCAGCATCACGCTGGCGGTCACGCCCTCACCGCGCATGCACATCTATGCACACGACGCCGAGGGCTATACGGCGTTCCGGCTGGAGTTCGAGTCGCGCCCCGACCTGGTCGGCGGCTCGCACGCCTATCCGGCCTCGGAGATCTCGGTGTTCGCGCCGACGGGAGAGACCTCCAACGTCTACACGAGGCCGTTCCGCGTGACGCGCGGGTTCACGGTCAAGGGGCGCCTGCGCGATCAGGTGCGTACGTCGGCCGACGGTGTGCCGATCACGCTGCTGGTGCGATACCAGGCGTGCGACGACCGCGTCTGCTATCGCGCCGAGCAGCGCAGCCTGACCGTCCGCCTGCGACCGCGATGA
- a CDS encoding alpha-amylase family glycosyl hydrolase: MALDSRPTGAPATPGGRPVPYATEPDYTRPAVRLTDDQRRRFARLLGVMYGEDAVDGILPELERLLRVHEAHKSDDLRRREAAFRPEDRFSERDVVLITYGDLLTSPGHPPLQVLARFLRRFMRGAMNTVHILPFFPYSSDRGFAIIDYEEVDPRLGTWDDIAALAGEFRLMFDGVFNHASSRSRWFQHFRDRRPGYEDFFVAFTTRDAIAPDYLRLILRPRTSDLLTPFATLDGTRYVWTTFSPDQVDLNFRNPRVLLRVVEILLAYVRRGADLVRLDAVTYIWRELGTSCAHLRETHAVVQLFRAVLDAAAPAVALITETNVPHVDNVSYFGDGSDEAQLVYNFALPPLVLHTFHTGSCDALARWARTLAPPSPTTTFFNFLSSHDGVGLLGARGILTDEQIGDLVARTRAHGGYVSYRSNGDGTESPYELNITWYSALNRDDAGEPQALQVARFVAARALALVLQGVPGIYLPTLFGATNDTETVRRGAEKRSINRRTYDEATLVRALEDRASRESQVGRRMRRLVRRRVAQPAFHPAASQAVLDLGPHVFGVLRERPGVQRLLALVNVTAESQVADVPSAVTGPAEMWVDVLSRRTHRPEGDRLTVHLPPYGVAWLTAVV; the protein is encoded by the coding sequence ATGGCCCTCGACTCCCGGCCCACGGGCGCTCCTGCGACCCCCGGCGGCCGACCCGTCCCCTACGCGACCGAGCCCGACTACACCCGTCCCGCCGTTCGCCTGACCGACGACCAGCGGCGCCGCTTCGCCAGGCTCCTCGGCGTGATGTACGGCGAGGACGCGGTGGATGGCATCCTCCCCGAACTCGAACGCCTGTTGCGCGTCCACGAGGCCCACAAGAGCGACGACCTGCGCAGGCGCGAGGCGGCCTTCCGCCCCGAGGATCGCTTCAGCGAGCGCGACGTCGTCCTGATCACCTACGGCGACCTGCTGACCTCTCCGGGCCACCCGCCGCTGCAGGTACTCGCGCGGTTCCTGCGCCGCTTCATGCGTGGCGCCATGAACACCGTGCACATCCTGCCGTTCTTCCCGTACTCGTCCGACCGCGGCTTCGCGATCATCGACTACGAAGAGGTCGACCCGCGGCTGGGCACGTGGGACGACATCGCGGCGCTCGCGGGCGAGTTCCGGCTGATGTTCGACGGCGTCTTCAACCACGCGTCGAGCCGGTCCCGCTGGTTCCAGCACTTCCGCGACCGTCGCCCCGGCTACGAGGACTTCTTCGTGGCCTTCACCACGCGCGACGCCATCGCTCCCGACTACCTGCGCCTGATCCTGCGGCCGCGCACCTCGGACCTCCTCACGCCCTTCGCAACCCTCGATGGCACGCGGTACGTCTGGACCACCTTCTCGCCCGACCAGGTCGACCTGAATTTCCGCAACCCCCGCGTGCTGCTGCGGGTCGTCGAGATCCTGCTCGCCTACGTGCGGCGCGGCGCCGATCTCGTGCGCCTCGATGCGGTCACCTACATCTGGCGCGAACTGGGGACCAGCTGCGCGCACCTGCGCGAGACACATGCCGTGGTGCAGTTGTTCCGCGCGGTGCTCGATGCGGCGGCGCCGGCCGTGGCGCTCATCACCGAGACCAACGTGCCGCACGTCGACAACGTCTCCTACTTCGGCGACGGCTCGGACGAGGCGCAACTGGTCTACAACTTCGCGTTGCCGCCGCTGGTGCTCCATACGTTCCACACGGGCTCGTGCGACGCGCTGGCCCGGTGGGCCCGCACCCTGGCGCCGCCCTCGCCGACGACGACGTTCTTCAACTTCCTGTCGTCGCACGACGGCGTGGGCCTGCTCGGCGCCCGCGGCATCCTGACCGACGAGCAGATCGGTGACCTGGTCGCGCGCACCCGGGCCCACGGCGGGTACGTCTCGTACCGGTCCAACGGCGATGGCACCGAGAGTCCGTACGAGCTGAACATCACGTGGTACAGCGCGCTCAATCGCGACGACGCCGGCGAGCCGCAGGCGCTGCAGGTGGCCCGCTTCGTGGCGGCGCGGGCCCTCGCGCTGGTGCTGCAGGGCGTCCCCGGCATCTACCTGCCGACGCTGTTCGGGGCCACCAACGACACCGAGACGGTGCGCCGGGGGGCCGAGAAGCGCAGCATCAACCGGCGGACGTACGACGAGGCGACGTTGGTGCGGGCCCTCGAGGACCGGGCCAGCCGGGAGTCACAGGTCGGCCGGCGCATGCGTCGCCTGGTGCGTCGCCGCGTCGCGCAGCCGGCGTTCCATCCGGCGGCCTCACAGGCCGTGCTCGATCTCGGGCCGCACGTCTTCGGCGTCCTGCGGGAACGGCCCGGCGTGCAACGGCTGCTGGCCCTGGTCAACGTCACGGCGGAGTCGCAGGTGGCCGACGTGCCGTCGGCAGTCACGGGACCGGCCGAGATGTGGGTGGACGTGTTGTCGCGCCGGACCCACCGCCCCGAGGGCGACCGCCTGACCGTGCACCTGCCGCCTTACGGCGTGGCCTGGCTCACGGCCGTGGTGTAA
- a CDS encoding molybdopterin-dependent oxidoreductase: MPANPRRRSPTVVETACPLDCPDCCSLRVSVEQGRVTAVDAGPASPTTGMFICGKVRRFTEHLYGEQRLLTPEIRDGAKGLGKFRRATWEEAMSLIADRIREARDQFGGESILPYSYGGSNGLLTHQSTDADLWRALGASRLARTVCAAPTGVAAQAMYGKMAGVAYEDYARARLIIVWGANPSGSGIHLVPFLKQAREAGATLVVIDPRATPLARLADLHLPVRPGTDLVLALGLARDLFARGAVDEAFLARHASGVEAFRERALPWTFDRVAAITGLPEAALQRLADLYATTRPSVIRCGWGLERNRNGTEAVMAVLALPALVNAFGVSGGGFTMSNSGAWKIDGERWRRHPEPTTRVINMNQLGEALAPATTPPVKVLFVYNSNALVTSPDMNRIQQGLQRDDLFTVVFDQVRTDTARLADVILPATTFLEHYDITRGYGNYAMQLVKPVIEPIGEARPNVVVFSDLAARLGLGEEEDETDALLRVTAGLPEDLAARVMDQQAVPPPSGARPVQMVDVFPNTPDGRIHLYPETLATQGPLYSYEPDPASAEFPLALISPASEKTISSTFGQLRTNVARLQIHPADAERRAIGDGDPVRAFNALGDVHCIAQVTPLVAQGVVSLPKGLWRQSTMNGETANALAPATLERHSGGACFNDARVEVARIVSASVGSSEVSLFVPASPRDVH; this comes from the coding sequence GTGCCTGCCAATCCCCGCCGAAGAAGCCCGACCGTCGTCGAAACCGCCTGTCCGCTGGACTGTCCCGACTGCTGCAGCCTGAGGGTCAGCGTCGAGCAGGGACGCGTCACGGCGGTCGACGCCGGACCGGCGAGCCCCACCACCGGCATGTTCATCTGCGGCAAGGTGCGCCGCTTCACCGAGCACCTGTATGGCGAGCAGCGGCTGCTGACGCCGGAGATCCGCGACGGAGCCAAGGGGCTCGGCAAGTTCCGGCGCGCCACCTGGGAAGAGGCGATGTCGCTCATCGCCGATCGGATCCGGGAGGCCCGCGACCAGTTCGGCGGCGAGTCGATCCTTCCCTACTCGTACGGGGGCTCCAACGGCTTGCTGACCCACCAGAGCACCGACGCCGACCTCTGGCGGGCGCTCGGCGCCTCCCGTTTGGCCCGCACCGTGTGTGCCGCACCGACCGGAGTGGCGGCGCAAGCCATGTACGGGAAGATGGCGGGCGTCGCCTACGAGGACTACGCCAGGGCACGCCTGATCATCGTCTGGGGCGCGAACCCCTCCGGCTCCGGCATCCATCTGGTGCCCTTCCTGAAGCAGGCACGCGAGGCTGGCGCGACGCTGGTCGTCATCGATCCCAGGGCCACGCCCCTGGCGCGCCTGGCGGACCTGCACCTGCCGGTGCGACCGGGCACCGACCTCGTCCTCGCGCTCGGCCTGGCGCGCGACCTGTTCGCGCGCGGCGCCGTGGACGAGGCGTTCCTCGCGCGCCACGCCTCCGGCGTCGAGGCGTTCCGCGAACGCGCCCTGCCGTGGACCTTCGATCGCGTCGCGGCCATCACGGGCCTGCCCGAGGCGGCCCTGCAGCGGCTCGCCGACCTGTACGCGACGACCAGGCCGTCGGTGATCCGCTGCGGCTGGGGGCTCGAGCGCAATCGCAACGGCACCGAGGCGGTGATGGCCGTGCTGGCGCTGCCGGCGCTCGTGAACGCCTTCGGGGTGTCCGGCGGCGGCTTCACGATGAGCAACAGCGGGGCGTGGAAGATCGATGGCGAGCGCTGGCGGCGACACCCCGAGCCGACGACGCGCGTGATCAACATGAACCAGCTCGGCGAGGCGCTCGCGCCGGCCACCACCCCGCCGGTGAAGGTGCTGTTCGTCTACAACAGCAACGCCCTGGTGACCTCGCCGGACATGAACCGGATCCAGCAGGGTCTGCAGCGCGACGACCTGTTCACCGTGGTCTTCGACCAGGTGCGCACCGACACGGCGCGGCTGGCCGACGTGATCCTGCCGGCCACCACCTTCCTCGAGCACTACGACATCACGCGCGGCTACGGCAACTACGCGATGCAGTTGGTCAAGCCGGTGATCGAGCCGATCGGCGAAGCGCGCCCCAACGTCGTGGTCTTCAGCGACCTGGCCGCACGCCTCGGCCTCGGCGAGGAAGAGGACGAGACCGACGCGCTGCTGCGCGTCACCGCCGGCCTGCCCGAGGACCTCGCCGCCAGGGTGATGGACCAGCAGGCCGTGCCGCCGCCGTCAGGGGCGCGACCGGTGCAGATGGTCGACGTGTTCCCGAACACGCCCGACGGTCGCATCCATCTCTACCCGGAGACGCTGGCGACGCAGGGGCCGCTCTACAGCTACGAGCCCGACCCGGCCTCGGCCGAGTTCCCCCTCGCCCTGATCTCGCCGGCGAGCGAGAAGACGATCAGTTCGACCTTCGGGCAACTGCGCACCAATGTCGCGCGCCTGCAGATCCACCCGGCCGACGCCGAGCGTCGCGCCATCGGCGATGGCGACCCGGTACGCGCCTTCAACGCCCTCGGCGACGTGCACTGCATCGCGCAGGTGACCCCGCTCGTCGCGCAGGGCGTCGTCAGCCTGCCCAAGGGGCTGTGGCGGCAGAGCACCATGAATGGCGAGACGGCCAACGCGCTGGCGCCGGCCACCCTCGAGCGGCACTCGGGCGGCGCCTGCTTCAACGACGCACGCGTCGAGGTGGCGCGCATCGTCAGCGCGTCAGTCGGCAGCTCGGAAGTCAGCCTCTTCGTGCCCGCCAGCCCGCGCGACGTGCACTGA
- a CDS encoding NAD(P)/FAD-dependent oxidoreductase, with product MTGSVPGGDARVAVRTTPGRRRVVIVGGGFGGLQAARALRWADVDVVLVDRRNHHVFQPLLYQVATAGLSPGDIASPIRWILRRQQNVQVLLGEAQRVDTQARVLHLDVGQLGYDALILATGATHAYFGHDEWQAHAPGLKTLEDAGLIRRHLLLAFEEAERTPDAEARSRALTFVIVGGGPTGVELAGALAELANHSIARDFRAIDTSCAQVLLVEAGPRILGAFPEDLQARAEASLVRLGVKVRKQTPVTAIDAQGVTLADGSRIEASTVLWAAGVAASPLGRSLGVEVDRVGRVIVQPDLTVPGLDDVYVVGDLAHVEQDGRLLPGVAQVAMQQGAHAVENILRRFGNQPPRPFRYHDLGNLATIGRHSAIADFGGRWRFSGALAWWLWLFIHVLKLTGFRNRLAVLVQWAWAYLTHQRGIRLITGQDPVASSPPSSSSPSPR from the coding sequence ATGACCGGGTCGGTGCCCGGCGGCGACGCCCGCGTCGCCGTGCGCACCACGCCCGGACGCCGGCGCGTGGTGATCGTCGGCGGCGGCTTCGGCGGACTGCAGGCGGCGCGCGCCCTGCGTTGGGCCGACGTCGACGTCGTGCTCGTCGACCGTCGCAACCATCACGTGTTCCAGCCGCTGCTGTACCAGGTGGCAACGGCCGGCCTGTCGCCGGGCGACATCGCGTCGCCGATCCGGTGGATCCTGCGTCGTCAGCAGAACGTGCAGGTGCTGCTCGGCGAGGCGCAGCGGGTGGACACGCAGGCGCGCGTCCTGCACCTCGACGTCGGGCAACTCGGCTACGACGCGCTGATCCTGGCGACCGGGGCGACACATGCCTACTTCGGCCACGACGAGTGGCAGGCGCACGCGCCCGGCCTGAAGACCCTCGAGGACGCGGGGCTGATCCGCCGCCACCTGCTGCTGGCGTTCGAGGAGGCCGAACGCACGCCCGATGCCGAGGCCCGCAGTCGCGCGCTGACGTTCGTGATCGTGGGAGGCGGGCCGACCGGCGTGGAGCTGGCCGGCGCCCTCGCCGAACTGGCCAATCACTCGATCGCGCGCGACTTCCGCGCCATCGACACCAGCTGCGCGCAGGTGTTGCTCGTGGAAGCCGGGCCACGGATCCTCGGTGCCTTTCCCGAGGACCTGCAGGCACGAGCCGAAGCGTCGCTCGTGCGGCTCGGCGTCAAGGTGCGCAAGCAGACGCCCGTCACCGCGATCGACGCGCAGGGCGTCACGCTGGCCGACGGCAGCCGCATCGAGGCGTCGACGGTGCTGTGGGCCGCCGGCGTCGCGGCCTCGCCGCTCGGTCGCTCGCTGGGCGTCGAGGTGGACCGTGTCGGCCGCGTGATCGTCCAGCCGGACCTCACCGTGCCCGGCCTCGACGACGTGTACGTCGTCGGCGACCTCGCGCATGTCGAGCAGGACGGCCGGTTGCTGCCCGGCGTCGCGCAGGTCGCGATGCAGCAGGGCGCGCACGCCGTCGAGAACATCCTCCGACGCTTCGGCAACCAGCCGCCACGGCCGTTCCGGTATCACGATCTGGGCAACCTCGCCACCATCGGCCGGCACTCGGCGATAGCCGATTTCGGCGGACGCTGGCGGTTCTCCGGGGCCCTTGCGTGGTGGCTGTGGCTCTTCATTCACGTCCTCAAGCTGACCGGGTTCCGCAATCGGTTGGCCGTCCTCGTCCAGTGGGCATGGGCTTACCTCACGCACCAGCGCGGCATCCGGCTCATCACGGGGCAGGACCCCGTCGCCTCGTCGCCGCCGTCCTCCTCGTCGCCCTCGCCGCGCTGA
- a CDS encoding DUF4097 family beta strand repeat-containing protein: MQLPSRALWAGALFPFALLSGGCELMIAGPRAQASDRWEKTYAVNPGARLEIENTNGAIQVSTHEAPSFQVVAHRTARAVSEQGARELLERTRLEAGATADLVRLVTPRSQGFTKGQQVDVRYEILVPSSASVTLTTVNGRVEVTGVAGAVALETVNGGIDARAIPTLTKAETVNGSVRLELAGLPGPGARIETVNGSVSVSLPSRAAADVSVRTVNGAITVDGFSQLQEGERRRRHFEGKVNGGGPTLRVETVNGGVTINGGAAPATATAADAESR, from the coding sequence ATGCAACTGCCGTCGCGTGCCCTGTGGGCCGGTGCCCTGTTCCCCTTCGCCTTGCTCTCAGGGGGCTGCGAGCTGATGATCGCCGGGCCTCGCGCCCAGGCGTCGGACCGCTGGGAGAAGACCTACGCCGTCAACCCCGGCGCCCGCCTCGAGATCGAGAACACCAACGGCGCCATCCAGGTGTCGACGCACGAGGCGCCGTCCTTCCAGGTCGTCGCCCACCGCACCGCACGAGCCGTGAGCGAGCAAGGGGCACGCGAGCTGCTCGAACGCACTCGCCTGGAAGCAGGAGCCACCGCCGACCTCGTGCGCCTGGTCACCCCCCGTTCCCAGGGCTTCACCAAGGGGCAGCAGGTGGACGTGCGCTACGAGATCCTCGTCCCCTCGAGCGCCTCCGTCACCCTCACGACCGTCAACGGACGGGTCGAAGTGACAGGCGTGGCCGGCGCCGTGGCGCTCGAGACCGTCAACGGCGGCATCGACGCGCGCGCCATCCCGACCCTCACCAAGGCCGAGACCGTCAACGGCAGCGTCCGGCTCGAACTCGCCGGCCTGCCCGGACCGGGCGCCCGGATCGAAACCGTGAACGGCAGCGTCAGCGTCTCGCTGCCCTCGCGCGCTGCCGCCGACGTCTCGGTGCGGACCGTGAACGGCGCCATCACGGTCGACGGATTCAGCCAGTTGCAGGAAGGCGAGCGTCGCCGCCGGCATTTCGAGGGCAAGGTCAACGGCGGCGGACCCACGTTGCGCGTCGAGACGGTCAACGGTGGGGTGACGATCAACGGCGGCGCGGCGCCGGCCACGGCGACGGCCGCCGACGCAGAGTCCCGCTGA
- a CDS encoding amidohydrolase family protein translates to MAALAVALSGCRAVPPEFDLAVRGGWVLDGTGTPAMRADVGVKGDRIVAIGDLSGRASVATLDATGLVVAPGFIDTQGQSGRTLLEDGAGASHVLQGITSEIIGEASTPALWIPGSADLPFLTRLGIAFDWGGVDGFLTRLAGRGITVNVGTLAPLNQLRVDVVGTAQRDARPEELEEMRRRLDKAMREGAFGLSSALIYPPGSYASTDEIVTLARTAAAHGGRYVSHIRGEGDRLETALDEAITIAEQADIPVVVYHLKVATRSKWKSMPAIVARIERARARGLDVSATAYPYPVAGTSLDASLPDWVHDGGDTAMLRRIADPATRARIKRDITRGHDGWENFLRSAGFDGVTIADVRQGGDTSVIGRTLTEVAQQRGRDPWDVFFDLLIEHDGHVAALYALMHEDDVREVLRQPWVSIGSDSSAQPADGPMAVGRPHPRGFGTFPRVLGRYVRDEQLVALPEMIRRMTSGAAAQMGIAERGQLRPGWFADLVAFDPATIRDRATFERPRQYPEGMRAVVVNGVVTVRDGKLTGQRAGRGLLGPGVVRPATAAPVPVGGTR, encoded by the coding sequence GTGGCAGCGCTGGCCGTCGCCCTCAGCGGGTGCCGGGCGGTGCCACCCGAGTTCGATCTCGCCGTGCGCGGCGGCTGGGTGCTGGATGGCACCGGCACGCCGGCGATGCGTGCCGACGTCGGGGTCAAGGGCGATCGGATCGTGGCGATCGGCGATCTGTCGGGGCGCGCCAGCGTCGCGACGCTCGACGCGACGGGACTGGTCGTCGCGCCCGGGTTCATCGACACGCAGGGGCAATCGGGACGCACGCTGCTCGAGGACGGCGCCGGGGCGAGTCACGTGCTCCAGGGCATCACGTCGGAGATCATCGGCGAAGCGAGCACGCCGGCGCTGTGGATTCCCGGCTCGGCCGACCTGCCGTTCCTCACCAGGCTCGGGATCGCCTTCGACTGGGGCGGCGTCGACGGGTTCCTGACGCGGCTGGCCGGGCGCGGCATCACGGTGAACGTCGGCACGCTGGCGCCCCTCAACCAATTGCGCGTCGACGTGGTCGGCACGGCGCAGCGCGACGCCCGGCCGGAGGAACTCGAGGAGATGCGTCGTCGCCTCGACAAGGCGATGCGCGAGGGCGCGTTCGGCCTCTCCAGCGCCTTGATCTACCCGCCCGGGTCGTATGCGAGCACCGACGAGATCGTCACGCTGGCGCGGACGGCCGCCGCGCACGGCGGGCGCTACGTGTCGCACATCCGCGGTGAAGGGGACAGGCTGGAGACGGCGCTCGACGAGGCCATCACCATCGCCGAGCAGGCCGACATCCCGGTGGTCGTCTATCACCTCAAGGTCGCCACGCGCAGCAAGTGGAAGTCGATGCCGGCGATCGTCGCGCGCATCGAGCGGGCGCGTGCCCGCGGGCTCGACGTGTCGGCGACTGCCTACCCGTATCCGGTCGCGGGGACCAGTCTCGACGCCTCGCTGCCCGACTGGGTGCACGACGGCGGCGACACCGCCATGCTGCGACGCATCGCCGATCCAGCGACCCGGGCCCGCATCAAGCGCGACATCACCCGGGGCCACGATGGCTGGGAGAACTTCCTGCGGAGCGCCGGGTTCGACGGCGTGACCATCGCCGACGTGCGGCAGGGCGGCGACACGTCGGTGATCGGGCGCACGCTGACCGAGGTCGCGCAGCAGCGCGGCCGGGATCCCTGGGACGTCTTCTTCGACCTGTTGATCGAGCACGACGGGCACGTGGCCGCGCTGTACGCGCTGATGCACGAAGACGACGTGCGCGAGGTGCTGCGGCAGCCGTGGGTGAGCATCGGCAGCGACTCGTCGGCACAGCCGGCCGACGGGCCGATGGCGGTCGGCCGTCCGCATCCGCGCGGGTTCGGCACCTTTCCGCGAGTGCTGGGACGCTACGTGCGCGACGAGCAGCTCGTGGCGCTGCCCGAGATGATCCGCAGGATGACCAGTGGCGCGGCCGCCCAGATGGGCATCGCCGAGCGGGGCCAGTTGCGGCCGGGCTGGTTCGCCGATCTCGTCGCGTTCGACCCGGCCACCATCCGCGATCGCGCCACCTTCGAGCGTCCGAGGCAGTACCCTGAAGGCATGCGCGCCGTGGTGGTCAACGGGGTGGTGACCGTGCGGGACGGGAAGCTGACCGGACAGCGGGCCGGGCGCGGACTGCTCGGCCCGGGAGTCGTCCGCCCGGCCACTGCCGCCCCCGTGCCGGTCGGGGGGACGCGATGA